The Bernardetia sp. ABR2-2B DNA window TAAACATAATTTGTTACTCTGAAAAAGCATCAATATTTGACTAATGAAAAAAATTTATTTATAATAATTAGTACGCTGATTTTTTAGTTTCAGTTACGATTCTGATAAAATTATAGATACAAGGTAGAAACTTTATAATATATTGGTAAGAATTTTTATTTTCTCCAAAATACTTTTTTTAAGATATAAAGAAGCCAAATAACTCCAAGTGATAGACAGATTATTCCCACAATAATTCCAATTATATATTTTTCTATTTTACTACTGCCATTCACATTCTCAAAATGATTACGTTTTTCATTGTATAAAACTTCTATAGAATCTGAAGGCGAAAAATTACTGTATTCTGTACTTCCTACATGAACACTATATTTCTCTTCATTGTGATAGAAGTTAAAGCATTAAAACCATTAGTAACATATTTAGAATACAATTCAACTTTTATTATTTTACCAGACTCTAATGTATCTTGAGTTGCTAAGTATTCACTGTAAGTTACCTTTAGTAAAATAGAATGAATGAGTAACCAAATAAAGCAAACTATTAAATTTTTTGTCATAATTATGAAATGTATTGAAATAAAAAAACTCGTAAAGCACAATACCTTACGAGTTTCAAAATTAAATTAAAATCAAAAGTTCTACCTCATCCTACTTCGCCAAAACAGGGGCATAAATTTCATTTACTTTTTCTACAACATAATCAATTTCTTCAATCGTGTTGTATTTGCTAAATGAAAAACGAACTGAAGGACGAGATGGGTCATTTTGAAGAGCCGTCAAAACGTGTGAACCAATTTCTGAACCACTAGAACACGCACTTCCACCCGATGCCGAAATTCCTTGAATATCCAAATTGAATAAAAGCATATCGCCCATATCTGATTTTGGAAACTGAACACTCAATACTTTTGGAAGTCCTGTTTCAAGGTTTCCAGATTCTCCATTAAAATTAACATCTTCGCCAAAAATACCTCTTAATTTCTCTATCATTCTGCTTTTTAGAGAAAGAATATGTTTTGTGTGAGCTTCTCTTTCTGAAAAAGAAATTTCTAATGCTTTTGCCAGTCCTACAATTCCAGCTACATTTTCTGTTCCTCCTCTCATGTTGCGTTCTTGCGCTCCTCCTGTTTGAAATGGACAAAAACCTGCATCGTGGCGAATATATAAAAATCCAATTCCCTTTGCTCCGTGAAACTTATGTGCCGAACCGACTAGATAATGAATAGGCAATTCTTGCAAATCCATTGGATAATATCCCATCGTCTGAACGGTATCAGAATGAAACATAGCATTGTGTTTTTCACAAATTTCTCCAGTTTGCTTCAAGTCTAGGATTGTTCCTATTTCGTTGTTTCCGTGCATGAGTGAAACTAAAGAGCGTTCGTTTTTGCTCAAAAGCTCTTCTAAATGATTCAAATCAACATTTCCTTTTCTATCAATATTTACTAGGCTTACCTTTACTTCTCCTCGTTTTTCCAATTCCTCAATCGTATGCAAAACAGCATGATGCTCCAGAGGCGAAGTAATAATGTGCTTTAAATTATGCGAACGAACAGCACAACGGATAGTAGTATTATCAGCTTCCGTTCCTCCAGAAGTAAAAAATATTTCGGCTGGCGAAGTATTCAAAAGACTAGCAACAGTCTTTCGTGCTTTTTCAACAGCAGATTTTACAATTCTACCAGTAGAGTGCGTAGAAGAAGGATTGCCAAAGTGTTCTGTCAAAAATGGCATCATTTCATCTAAAACAGCTTTATCTAACTGTGTAGTGGCTGCATTGTCTAAATAAATACGAGAGGAAGAAGAATTTGACATAAATGGTATATGGATTTAGTATGAACAGCATTGTTTTCCAAACTATAAGGGTTTTAATTTAAGAATATCTTTCCCAGCTGTTCAATATATTAAATGTGTTTTTGGTAAATGTTAAGTTGTTGATTATGAATTATTTAACCAACAATTAAAGTTTACAAAGGTACATAGATTTTATAAAAAACTCAATTTTGAAATTCTTTTTTTGTAGCAATAGTTCTTTTATTACTCTTTGTTAGCCAAACCAAAAATGTAATCAAGCCAATCAAAAAACACGTTCCAAACCAAAAAAAGAGATTATATCTATCTGTATAAATTCGGTAAGAAGCTGTAAAAACAAATAAAATCAGTCCTGTTATTTGCCAAATAGTATCATACTCTAACCTTTCTGAGTTATCTTGAATTACTGGCTGATTGAAAAATATTCTAAGACTATTCCACTCCCAAAGAATAAGCATTGTATTTGCTAAAAGCATAAGTCCAGTAATAAAAGGTGTTCCTCCAAACTCATACGAAAGAGTAATTATAAAAACATTGAGAATAATTGGATAAAAAAGAGCTGCACCCAACTTAGAATAGCGTTGAGTCATCAAGAAAAAACCTGCTAAAAGCTGACCAAAACCCAAAAATTGCCAATACAAACCAGATTGATACATCGTTTCAAAAAAATGCCAAGCCGAATCAATCGGCATATCTGCACCACTATTTCTAACAAATCGATGTCCTTTTATTTTTACCAGACTAGCAAAAACAAACGCTCCTCCTATGAAATAACGAGTATAAATAATGAAGATTTGTAGCCATTTTAATTCTTTAATTTTTAGAAGGAAATCCACTTTTTTGGGTTTTTATTGTAAATATAAAATCACCTCATCTCCTTTTCTAAGACGCAATTGTTTTTCTGCATTTTGTTCGGGCATAAAAATTTCTACTCTTCCAAAAGAACCATTGATAAGATTAGGCAATCTGTCGTTTCCTTCTAAGAAATAATTACAAAACTTTGCATTTTGTTCTAACACTCGCCCATATTTTATGCCTTTTCTAGCTCTAAGATTGGTAAGTGCATTTCCGTATTTATCAAAAGAGAGTATTTCTCCTGTTACTGTTTTTTCTTCCTCGTTGTAGGTACTGAATGGATAATTGAGATACCAATCGTACTGAATTTCTTCTCCCATATTTTCCATCGAAATTCCATTGGCAAGATGTGCAGCTATGGGCGCAAAAATATCTCTTCCGTGAAAACTATTGGCATCACTTTCAAGCATATAAGTTTTATTTGTAATCTCCACACATTGTTCTATATCTTCAATGGCTGTAATCAAATCTAAAACACCATTATGAGGAGCAACAAAATAATAACCTCCACTTTTGACGATAATCGGCTGCCTATCACTTCCCACCCCAGGGTCAATGACACACAAAAAAATTGTTCCTTTTGGAAAATAACTATAATGTGCTTCTAATAGCAATGCACCACGCAAAATATCATAATCTGGAACAGAATGCGCTAAATCTATTAAATTTACATGAGGAGAAAGCGATTTTATAACGCCCTTCATAACGCCAACAAAACCATCTTGATAACCAAAATCAGTAAGTAAAACAATATTCATATTTAATCCTTTTGCTTGCATTTTATTTTTGTGATTTTTACTGCAAAATGAAAAAGCAATATACGTAAAGATTATGTTTTATGTCTTGCACTATCTCAAATTTATTTCTTATTTTAATAAGCACAAAAACCTTTTTATAGATTAAAATCTTTTTAGAAATTTGATTATCAATGTTTTATTCCTAATTTTCTATTCTAACAATCAAATACGTAAAAAATAACTTATCTCACTTACCTTACTCAAGAACTTAGCATCAGAATGGAAAATACAGTTCAAGCTTTCTTGAAAAATGAACACCTTCAACGCAGCAAAAATATTACTTATCTAGTATATTTTTTATTTATCTCCATGACATTGAGCTTTCTACCTGATATTTATTTGGGATTATGGGATAACTTATGGTATTGGTTTATAATTGTCTTTTATTTGTCTAGTGTTATTATCATTAAAAAATACTTTGGTACAGAATATTCTGCCCATTGGTTTTTAATCGGCTTCAATTTGACAGTATTTTACTTTTCTAGTGCTATTGGAAGAAATAGTAATCTACATTTATTATTTTTCGTTATTATCCTTCTAATTCCTTCCGTTCTCAATGTTCGTTCTAAGCGATATGTTATTTTTCATACCATCTTACCTTTATTGCTTGTATTGATTCTGGTCTTGCTTGATTTTAACATTTTTCCTCGTTATGCTCAAATCAATCCGTATTATGAAAATATCTTTGGAAAAGTGAATATGATTTTACTTTTCATTGTCCTCCCTGTTGTCGTCTGGATTTTGGTAAGGTCATATCAAAATATATTCAATCAGCTTTTAGAATCAGAGAAAGTATTGATTAATAAGAATACAGAACTCTCCAAAACCAATAAAGAATTAGATAACTTTGTGTATAGTGTCAGCCACGATTTACGTGCGCCTATTTCCTCTGTCTTGGGATTGATTGCTATTTCCAAATTAGAAAAAGACCCTCAACAGCTTATTCATTACGAAAACCTAAAAGAAAAAAGTCTTTTAAAACTAGATTCTTTCATCAAAGATATTTTAGACTTTTCTCGTAATTCTCGTATCGAAATAAAGCCTCAAAAAATAAACTGGCAAGACTACCTGACCGAGCTAACAAAAGAGTTTGAATATTTGCCAGAAGCAAAGGATATCGAAGTAGAAATAAATATAAAACAAGAAGTAGATTTTTATGCAGATAAATATCGTACAGGAATTGTTTTTAACAATATAATCTCCAATGCTTTTCGCTACTCTGACAAGCAAAAAGAATTTCGCTTTATCAAAATCTTTGGAAATACATATAAAGAAAAAGTTTGTATTACTATTCAAGATAATGGAATAGGAATAAAAGAAGAACATCAAAAGAAAATATTTGATATGTTTTATAGAGCCAGCGAAGATAGCAAAGGCTCTGGATTGGGACTTTATATCTTGAAAGAAACATTAGAAAAGATAAATGGATGGGTCAAGGTAGAGTCAGAAGTAGGTAAAGGTTCTCTTTTTTATATAGAAATTCCGAATCTGAAATAAATCAATTTTAAATTATTAAATAATTTATCGACTTTTGTAATACTAGAAATTTACAACACAAAAAAACACCTCAAAACCTCATGAGCATTACCAAAATCACAAAAGTTCTCATCGCCAATCGTGGAGAAATTACGCTTCGCATTATTCGTTCTTGTAAAGAAATGGGTATCAAAACGGTAGCTGTTTTTAGTGAAGCTGATAGATTAGCTCCTCATGTTCGTGCTGCTGATGAGGCTATTTGTGTAGGTGCGCCACCTTCGGCTGAGTCGTATTTGCGTGGAGACAAAATTATTGAAGCAGCCAAAACAACAGGCGCACAGGCTATTCATCCAGGTTATGGATTTTTGTCAGAAAATGCAGACTTTGCTCGTAAAGTAAAAGAAGCAGGACTTATTTTTATTGCCCCTTCGCCAGAAGCGATTGAGGTAATGGGAAGTAAATTGGCCGCCAAAAACGCTGTTTCAGAATATGATATTCCAATGGTACCAGGAATTAATCATGCTGTTGAGGATATTGCAGAAGCCAAAAAAGAAGCTGCCCAAATTGGCTATCCAATTTTGGTAAAAGCAAGTGCTGGAGGTGGAGGAAAAGGAATGCGTGTAGTAGAAAAAGAAGAAGAGTTTGAAGAGCAAATGAAACGTGCTGTTAGTGAAGCGCAATCAGCTTTTGGAGATGGTGCTGTTTTTATTGAAAAATATATTGGTTCGCCACGTCATATCGAAATTCAGATTTTGGGAGATACTCACGGAAATATCTTGTATCTTTTCGAAAGAGAATGTTCAGTTCAGCGTCGTCATCAAAAAGTAGTAGAAGAAGCTCCTTCGGCTGTCGTGGATGACAAAATGCGTAAGGCAATGGGAGAGGCTGCCGTAAATGTAGCTAGAGCTTGTAATTACTACGGCGCAGGAACGGTAGAGTTTATTGTAGATGAAGAGTTGAATTTTTATTTCTTAGAAATGAATACTCGTTTGCAGGTAGAACACCCAATTACAGAACAGATTACAGGAATCGATTTAGTAAAAGAACAAATCAAAATTGCAGAAGGACGAGAAATTTCTTTCAAACAAGAAGATTTAAAAATTAATGGTCATTCTATCGAAGTTCGTGTCTATGCTGAAGACCCAGTAAATAACTTTTTACCAAATGTGGGAAAAGTAGTGGAGTATGACACTCCAAAAGGCTTGGGAGTACGTGTAGATGATGGTTTTGAGCAGGGAATGGAAGTGCCTATTTTTTATGATTCAATGATTGCCAAACTCATTACTTTTGGAAAAGATAGAGAAGAAGCGATGGACAGAATGATAAGAGCAATAGACGAATACAAAATTTCTGGAATACAAACGACTTTACCTTTCTGTAAGTTTGTAATGAAACATGAGGCTTTCAGAAGTGGTAATTTTAGTACAAAATTCGTAGAAAATCATTTCAAGCCTGAATATTTAGAAGCAGAGACTTCAAAAGAAGAAGAAGAAATTGCTGTGGCAATCGTAAGTCAGCTTTTGGAAAATGGAAAAAAGAAAAGTATAGCTGTTTCTGATTCTACTGAAAAAAACAATTCTAGTGGAATGAGTGATTGGAGAAAAAAACGTAGTATTTCCTAAGATAAAGGATTAAATTCAGAGACTTTTTTTATAGCAAAAAACCATTTCTAAACTAAGAAAATTAGTTTGGAAATGGTTTTTTTTTAAGCAATTAATTCTAAGATTATTAAGACTCATCACATTCTTCTGTAACATCCTCAAATAAAGATTCAAATTGATTATAAAACTTTTCATTCTCATCATTTTGAATGACTGAATTGACACAATTCCACCAACCATAAGTTAAGAGTTGCGTAGTTGCATATTCTATAGCTTGAGGTGTTTTAGCATCTTGTTCAAAATTATCTAATGAAGACTGTGGATAAGACCCACTTCTTACTCTTTCTTCTATCATTTCTCTACATACTTGTACTGTATTTTCATTTTGTGCTATAATAGCATCAGCATATTTTTGACAATCCAATGGAGAATATTCCAATACTTTTGGATTTTGATAAGCCTCAATAGCTCTCTTCTTGAAACGATATTCTATTTCTAGCTCTTCTATTTTTCTCCTCTGTATAGTCATATATTTAATTGGAATTTTTACTGACCAAAGATATGCTGTTTTTTCATTGTGTTCTTTATCTAAATCTCCTAAACTCAAAGTATTAATTTTTTCATAATCAGAAACTGTAACAGGAGTTTGTAAAATTACTCCCATTGTACTAATATCAAACAAGTTTTTAATTTCCTCTCTTTTGTATTTTGTAGTATCATAAGTTCCCTTGTAATCACACAACCCATAATGCCAACTAAAAACACCTTTTGGGTCTGTATTAATATCTGTTTCAACAACTGTACTTTTTGTAGTATCAATATTAGAAACTTTTTCTGAAGTAACAGTTTGATTAGTACAAGAAAAAATTAGTGATAAAAGAAATAATGAAACACTAAATTTTAGAGTAAAATACTTTTTCATGATATATACTTTTTTGATAGAAAACTACTATTCGATAACTGACTGAAAAACAACCTCTAACATACGTGTACGAGTTCCTTTTCTTATTAATTTCTTGTTGGTCTCATCTGGATAAGTTCGGTTAGATAAAAATATAAAAACGATTCCTTTGTCTGCGTCTGCCCAAGCAGCCGTTCCTGTAAAACCTGTATGTCCAAAAGTATTTTCAGAAGCATAAATAGTAGCAGGGATTTTCTTGCCTTTTACTGATTTATCAAAGCCTAAACCTCTTCTTCCTCCGTTTATTTGCCTTTTAGTAAACTCATCAACTACTTTTTTATCAAAGTATTGAACACCTCCATAATTTCCACCTTGAAGGAAAGTTTGCATCAAAATAGCTACATCATTAGCATTAGCAAATATTCCTGCGTGTCCACTCACTCCTCCCAAAATAGCTGTTGAATAATCATGAACAATACCACGTACCTCATCTTTGCGAAAGAGATTATCTACTGAGCTAGGTACAATCTGACTTGGGTTATGCTTATAAAGTGGATGATAACTTGCTGTTGAGAGACCTAATGGATTATAAAAACTATTTTCTACCAAGTAATCCAATGAAGTACCTGAAACCCTTGCTACTAACTGATTGAGTATATAAAAACCTCTATCACTATATCTATAACTGTACGAACCGTCGGCACGTTTGTTTCTCATAGGAGAATCTACTACCCAATGCCACATACTATCCTTTATACCAGCTTTTGCATATAAATTTGATGTGATTTCTTCGCAATATTCTTCATCACAATGGTTGTTATAAAATTTTGCATAATTCTCTTCTTCTGAAAAAGTTTCAAACCAACCAGGCATGTTGCTTGTATATCCTCCTCTGTGCATCAGAATCTGACGAGCCGTAACCCTTCCCTGCTCCGTACTGTCTAATTCAGTCAGATAAGTAGAAATAGGAACATCTAAATCAATTTTCTTTTCATTTACAAGCTTTATCATCGCAGGAGCAGTCGCTAATATTTTCGTCAGAGAAGCCAAATCATAAATAGATTCATTTTCTACTTTTTGCTTTTTATCATACTTAAAATGTCCATACGATTTTTGAAAAACAACCGTTGAATCTTTTATAACAACAACCTGACAACCAGGGGTTGCTTTATATTTTATTGCTTCATTTGCTAACCAATCAATTCTATGATTCATGTATTCAGAGTTCATTCCACTTCCTTCTGGATAATCTGAATACCTTAACCTTTCTAGCTCTTTGGTTGTAAATCCATCACCTTCTTTTATCTTTTCTCCTGCCGAAACTGGAACACGAGCTTGTGTCTTAACTGCACCAAACAAAACTTGTGGAACAGCTTTTTGCATAGTTTCATTTTCTACATAAGCAGCTACAAGGTGCTTTTGGTCTTCAAATTTTTCTAAACTATAAGCGTGACCAAAATCTACAACAACAACATTTTTACCTACATCTTGTAATTCTTTGACAAATTTTTGCGTTGCTGCCGAAATCCCAAAGGTCTTACTAACAGAAAACTGATTGACACCAAAAACACCTACAATAATCGTATTTTTGTTAGATAATTTTGCTTTTGCAGATGATAAGGCAGAAGTAGAAACAGAAGGAATAATAACATGCTCAAAAGATGCATAATTAGAAAGCATTTTTTGAAAGGCATTTCCCTCTTTTTCATTTATTACAACACAGCCAAAAGAAAGCGTATCTAACTTTTGAAAAGGAATTAAGTTGTTTTCATTTCTGACAATTGTAACGGCTTTTTGATGTAGTTTTTCATTCAAAACATTTGCCTTTGCATTATTCAAATCTTCATCCAGTCCTTTTAATTCTATTGGTTTGAAATCGTTTAAGCCTACAAAATATTTTGCTCTCAATACTTTTTTTACTCGTTCTTCAATTTCTGCCTCTGATATTTTTCCTTCTTCTACTGCCTTTTTAATAAGTGCAATTCCTTTTGGAATACTTGCAGGATAAAGTAATACATCATTTCCTGCTAAAATAGCTTGTACGTTTCCTTCATCTGGTGTAAAATTAGCTGATAAACCTTTCATATTCATAGCATCAGTAAAAATCAAACCATCAAAACCTAATTCTTCTTTGAGTAAATCTGTAACTACATTTTTTGAAAGCGTTGTGGGAATATTTTCTGTACTATCATACGCAGGAACATTCAGATGTGCCACCATTACTGACAAAACAGAATCAGCAAAAAGACGTTTGAAAGGATATAATTCAAGTTCAGAAAGGCGTTTTTTGTCGTGCGTAAGTTGTGGAAGTGTATAATGTGAATCTGAATCTGTGTCACCATGACCGGGGAAATGTTTGGCAGTTGCTATGATTCCTCCGTCTTGCATTCCGTTGGTATAAGCGATTCCATTTTTGGCAACTCTATATTTATTTTCTCCAAAAGAGCGAGTACCGATAACAGGGTTTTTTGGGTTGCTATTAACATCAATAACTGGCGCAAAATTGACATGAACACCTAAGCGCAAACACTGACGAGCCACTTCTTTTCCCAAATCATAAACGGCAAGTGAATCATTCATTGCTCCCAAAACCATCTGACGAGGATAACTGATTGTATTTTTTAGGCGCATTCCTAATCCCCATTCGGCATCCATTGCAATCAAGAGAGGAATATTTGCTTTTGCTTGATAACGGTTGGTAAGTTCAGCTTGTTTTTGTGGCGTTCCTTGAAAAAATATCAGTCCACCAATCTTGTATTTTGTGATAAAATTATCAATTTCCTTATAATGACTTTCATTTCTATTAGAGTAAGCAGCAATCATAAAAAGCTGTGCTATTTTCTGTTCTAAATCCAACTTAGAGAGTTCTTGATTAACCCATTTTTCTTGTTTTTGCCATTTTATTTGGTCTATTCGCTGCTTTTCTTCTGCTACTGCTTTGGCAATTGTTTGTGTGCTTGTGGTGTTTTGTGCAACAAGAGGAACTATAAAAAAAGAAACTAAAAACCCTGTAAGAATAGAAACTTTGACTTTAAAATTATTTTTTATCATTATTATTTTTGAATGGTTTTATCACTTATAATTTTCACTAAAAGACAAAAGAAATAAGTAATTGCTGGTTGAAAATAGAGAGGAAATAAAGGAAATTAATTAAGTAAAAATAATTCAATAATTATTCCGAAATAAAAGTAGATAAATCTATTAGAACTTGAAAGAAAAATTGTAAGTAACTATAAATTATTGGTTAGTTAATGAGGATTTTGTTTTTTCAGAAAGTTACTTTTTTTCAAACACTAAGACAATTTGTTTGTTAATAAATTAGAATTACAGACGTTTATTGGTAATAACTATAAACAGTTATATCAATAATAAACTATTTTTTAACCTTAATTTTTTTAACTTAATATGAAAACTTCAATTTTCTCTTCATTAGCCGTTGCCTCTATTTTATTTTGTGGAATCTCCTTAGATGCAAATGCACAACGTAATGAAAACCCATATAAAGATGTAGATGCTGTTGTGACAGTAGATGCTGATAACGTATATGATCCTGCACTAGATACAAGAGGTGATATGCTCTATACATATGGTCGTCCGTCGTATGATTTTAATTATTTTGTAAATAATAAAGTAACTAAAATAAGCTCTCCTCTGCGTATTGAGAACGCAGAAAAGATGACTCCAATGGAAGTATCTGTAGATATGTTTAATAAATACTTTGATATTATAAATCAGAATGGAGAGCACATTTTTATAACACCAGAAGAGCCAAATGCAGAGCTTCATTTGATTGGTAAATTAGGAGGAACGCCTAAAGGTGTTCACGCTCTAGTATTTTATGCAAAAGATGGAAACATTTATGAATATGCCAAAATAGTTACTTTTGATGAGTATGGAAACCCAATTGATCACCAAAATGTATATTATGATATTACTGCTGGAAATAATGGAAAACAGCAGGCTCGTAAACAAGTGTGTGAACTAAATGAAGAAAATAAATTTACTTGTTTGGAATATGAAGATAAAGACGGAGAACTTGTACAATCCAAAACAGAAGGTAGAATGTACGAAATTATGGCAGATGGAAACATCGAAACTACCTTTAAAGTAGATGCTAATGAGTAATTTTTTTAATCACTAAAGAAATACAAAACGTCATTTTATTAAAAATAGAATGACGTTTTTTTATTGCCTTATTTTTTACAACTTAGTCTTCTACGTTTGCAAAGCAAAACCCACAAATTGCCTTTGGATAAAAGTAAGTAGATTTTTGTGGCATTGTAAAGCCAGATTTACACACTTCTTTTACTTCTGGCATCGTAACAGCATTAGTAATGAGAGCTAAAGAAGCTTCTCCTTTTATAACTTTGGTTACGCATTCTGTAAAATTTCTTTCAAACTGAATCGCTGTGCTTTTGCGCTGGTCTCTTCCTTTTATTCCTATTATTTTCTCAATGAAAAAATAATGAAGAACAGTAAGGTCAAGATTCTTGACAGCATCAGGAAATTTCCAAGCTAGACTTTCCCACTTTTCAGGTTTTAAACGAATTTTGTAAGCTGTTTCTGAAAAAATAAGTCCAAAAACCCATTTTTTACCCCAAATCATTTCATTCAAATCAGAAGCATTTTCTACCTGCTTCACTTCAAAATCTTCTTCTAATTTTTTCAAAACTTGTTCTTCATCAATTTCTAAATCTGTCAGAAGCCTGTGTGTAGGCAAAATACGTAAGTCATTGGAGTTTGAATTAGTCAAATACATCAAATGAAAATTATAAAGTTCATCTCCTGTATGATTTGGGTTATTTTCTTTACACCTCTGACGATATACCATAGAACTCTCATATCTATGATGACCATCTGCTAAAATAATTGTCTTGTCTTCTAAATTTTGTATAAATTTTTCTACTATTTTAGGTTCATCTATTTTAGCAAAAACTTCTCTTACACCTTGATAATCTTCTGTTTCATAAATAGGATTTTTGATGGCTTCGTCCATATATTTTTCTAGCTCAAACTTATTATCTCCATATAATCCGTGGGTCGGACTAACATTTAAGCCTGTTTTTTCTAGCAATTCTATCCTATCATTTACAGCAGCAGGAATGGTATTTTCGTGTCTAAGAATAATATTTTCTTTCCAATCATATGCTTTTATGAGCGTAACAAAACCTTTTCGACAATATTCTCTTTTTTTAGAAATACGTGAGGGAAGCGAAAAGTATTGATAATAAACATAAATCGTTGGTTTTTCATCTTGCTGAATTATGCCATCTGCTATCCACTTTTCAAGTGTTTTTTTGGCATCATCTGCTGGTGTTTTTCCTAAAGGAACTGATAAATGAATACTATTAAGAGGGTT harbors:
- a CDS encoding DUF1015 domain-containing protein; translated protein: MAEIHPFRAWRYNPSLTNQIQDFTSPLFDVVSQKQRDKLYQNPLNSIHLSVPLGKTPADDAKKTLEKWIADGIIQQDEKPTIYVYYQYFSLPSRISKKREYCRKGFVTLIKAYDWKENIILRHENTIPAAVNDRIELLEKTGLNVSPTHGLYGDNKFELEKYMDEAIKNPIYETEDYQGVREVFAKIDEPKIVEKFIQNLEDKTIILADGHHRYESSMVYRQRCKENNPNHTGDELYNFHLMYLTNSNSNDLRILPTHRLLTDLEIDEEQVLKKLEEDFEVKQVENASDLNEMIWGKKWVFGLIFSETAYKIRLKPEKWESLAWKFPDAVKNLDLTVLHYFFIEKIIGIKGRDQRKSTAIQFERNFTECVTKVIKGEASLALITNAVTMPEVKEVCKSGFTMPQKSTYFYPKAICGFCFANVED